One Scylla paramamosain isolate STU-SP2022 chromosome 7, ASM3559412v1, whole genome shotgun sequence DNA window includes the following coding sequences:
- the LOC135101951 gene encoding PHD and RING finger domain-containing protein 1-like isoform X2: MHKEESNKEVTDIGGEDSDEEDEVNRRAVKRKRAVESDSEDDSDSDDASDEDEDEEGEEEEDDDDEEVKEEDEISDNEEDVSDNEDEECETDEDGEESEEVTDSEEYDSDDEDETATTSCTTAKPEPTSAAAGSDSEGSEGGGTTGEPCAICLGRMKDNIGSPEGCDHSFCLDCILEWAKTNNSCPQDRIPFFLVFVRRYIGGRIIRRVSVEEVKPADIPPEEEEDPTFCEAGIEEGELIDLIEDGAPSSSLPHLRPNRAIERPRLLPRTRASERVRARITRSRQQRAANMQNEREQEALVEAIAAAEELEVLGQERKVQTSSATSTTTTVTTTTRTRRGTKAPRRKKRKVVRKKKRKVTKKRKTTTKKATSTTKTRRKGLKVQRKKKKIVRRKRKTKKKKKKVTKKIKALPPATTPKGRIAEALGIRPSKPWEMVPIMQPAIKSQPLGSLRASAALPQLSLLGLNADVDVTSEPDEYGDAILAAGVARRRVMDSRDIARRKALSVRAVMSHSSINPRLTKPSDVQNNNFNTPGDLLTSIIESQSLLLQPACGKSGGTFKKSTGSAGRGSEMLRLNGRMRVNTRTAGPDSPGRQQTGDGQSASPPREQQQSGGSGGVDSGSQGADSRLSQDSDPTGAKRYASYLRENGDGGWEGGGPNHLPGSSYNGGEKKPRKPDDKKKKEDDEEIDIYSDIDPEVPERDYDDEEEEEDDEEDEGGGDRSVIGNYKGGAAVTMMPESNKKENEPESSGDELVIDDSDKPECRDVAAEAVPRRVVVEEMEENNVVGSSSLPGLNDFELEAVSDTDTPELDKSANSSISLSDSNTGDHEVTSSTNDNIHLSKPPCLVKEIFGESDEERSRDRPAQPMVGLEGLETETISDNEEISFDDNDDNIEEGEIPSETPRQPTPPASRPRVNLQIRRVIEVSPPRDQEGDYEEGEIVDENAKRKEKKKEKKEKVNKKDKETKEEEKIPEDVEKDKENTIPEMEVPEPVKEPIEAPPVEVPERPKTPPPKQKTKTKQKEKEKEKDKEKEKDVSFKKVSKNTKERNYRDNDKDDRDRRGSGKGDRRSRGREPQDPPGRDRNRDRSRGERNSERGRESSSRRRGRERERKKEPKRKEMERYNVRKMITQKEEERKKKDEFGRDVALRSRSRSRSRRRSRSRSRRRSRSRSHHRSGSRARKSGGGAGSGGGGGRRSYTRSISRSHNRKRARRRSYSSSSSSSYTSSSSSSSSSSSSSSRSRGRSRDKRRRRSRSRSRTPVKKKPEKKKAALPAKPPKEKPVKEKPKKVNPVAEKKKERKKEDKKKDREVEKREETKLEKEKKKKKKEKSPLQSKEVYQAGGSIMVSVSFNRAPGKENKEAKKKRERNVKLEGEARKRVRKEITKPRGGSPFRSWSRSRSPSPSGKRTPLQDEPMWSPDRLAETRNKEKAPKTPEVIDLDVIMVTPPPQEPILISDSEDEGITRLPPDLGTTPVPPVRPQGPKTPPEPAVKFTLSSKQVLKPINNPLRDEEEEEVPPAPARGPNTPPGPPPESDESVGRAKSPVVGVPHSPAGSPPGSSPEPDVYDPFEPTKSPSPPGSPQQEARVSSSDQTETVEKASPEVVVAPKVVSPPPLPTEPPEPEERPPEPQKPPEEEATSTVPPPVTVSTPVATTTTAPPKTSKAPKAPKTTTTSTKTTTTATAAPANTINQIFPGLPANVANILYPAALAAAAVRGAGGAVIRPQVVQTVAAPDFSRPPPAANPLNRPPPMTIIAPTRLGEKGRVTQNGRDLTHTDVVDMDIDSPNSPDSSDVSDMFEPPSPHSTHQSEKSPQRKVRNQVRPPVAKGGKSGSSGGGGGGGSGSGGAGAGGGVGGGNLNDKFDSLFGGNRGGGGGGGGGGGGGGRKHSTPHKHKGGKKLKSSGKKGDGNEDDIPSSAVDLQVKERFLKKVQRQERVIEEVKLSLKPFYNKKTIDKDDYKEIMRKCVQKVCHNKSGEINPIKIRDLVQGYIKKVKYYRKKQTGGADPSPTKPSATEPSAPTFILVPKVTKPPTPIKSKA, from the exons ATGCACAAGGAGGAGAGCAACAAGGAAGTCACAGATATAGGAGGCGAAGATTCtgatgaagaggatgaagtgAACAGGCGAGCTGTGAAGCGGAAACGAGCCGTGGAGTCTGATTCAGAGGACGACTCTGACTCTGATGATGCTTCagacgaggatgaggatgaggagggcgaggaggaagaggatgatgatgatgaggaagtcaaggaagaagatgagataagtgataatgaagaagatGTAAGTGACAATGAAGATGAGGAGTGTGAGACTgatgaagatggagaggagagtgaagaag TAACAGACAGCGAAGAATATGACtctgatgatgaagatgaaacaGCAACCACCTCTTGTACAACTGCCAAGCCTGAACCCACAAGTGCTGCAGCAGGGAGTGACTCTGagggtagtgaaggaggaggaactacTGGGGAACCATGTGCCATTTGTCTTGGTCGCATGAAGGACAATATAGGATCACCAGAGGGCTGTGATCACTCCTTCTGTCTGGACTGCATTTTAGAGTGGGCAAAG ACAAACAATAGCTGTCCCCAAGATAGAATACCGTTTTTCTTGGTGTTTGTTCGGCGGTACATAGGTGGTCGCATCATTCGGCGTGTGTCTGTGGAGGAAGTGAAGCCAGCTGACATCCcacctgaggaagaggaagaccccACCTTCTGTGAG GCTGGCATTGAAGAAGGAGAGTTGATAGACCTTATTGAGGATGGTGCTCCTAGTTCCTCGCTTCCACACTTACGTCCCAATCGTGCTATTGAGAGGCCTAGGTTATTACCCCGTACCCGGGCTTCTGAGAGGGTCCGTGCACGCATCACTCGGTCACGGCAGCAGAGAGCAGCAAACATGCAAAATGAAAGAGAACAGGAGGCATTAGTGGAAGCCATAGCT GCTGCTGAGGAGCTTGAGGTTTTGGGCCAAGAGAGGAAAGTGCAAACTAGCAgtgccaccagcaccacaacaaCAGTCACAACTACAACAAGGACACGCAGAGGCACAAAGGCAcccaggaggaaaaagagaaaagtagttagaaagaaaaagagaaaagtcacaaagaaaagaaagacaactaCAAAGAAGGCGACCTCAACAACAAAAACCCGCAGAAAAGGCCTGAAGGTCCaacgtaagaagaagaaaatagtgcgtcggaagagaaaaacaaagaaaaagaaaaagaag GTCACAAAGAAGATTAAGGCATTACCACCTGCCACAACACCTAAAGGAAGAATAGCTGAGGCACTGGGAATTCGACCCTCCAAGCCATGGGAGATGGTGCCAATCATGCAGCCTGCTATCAAGTCACAGCCTCTTGGGTCTCTTAGAGCCAGTGCAGCCCTACCTCAACTCTCTCTTCTGGGACTTAATGCAGATGTGGATGTGACTTCTGA gCCTGATGAGTATGGAGATGCTATCTTAGCAGCTGGAGTAGCAAGACGCCGGGTCATGGACAGTCGTGATATTGCACGACGTAAGGCCCTTTCAGTAAGGGCAGTCATGTCTCACTCCTCCATCAACCCCAGACTGACAAAACCCAGTGATGTACAGAACAATAACTTTAACACCCCAGGTGATCTGCTGACCTCAATCATAGAGAGCCAGTCCCTTCTCCTTCAGCCAGCTTGTGGCAAATCTGGTGGCACCTTCAAAAAGTCTACTGGTTCTGCTGGCAGAGGGTCAGAAATGCTGAGGCTAAATGGGAGAATGAGGGTGAACACAAGAACAGCTGGCCCTGACTCCCCTGGCAGACAGCAGACAGGTGATGGCCAGTCTGCATCTCCTCCAAGGGAACAACAACAGtcaggtggtagtggtggtgttgatagtggtTCTCAAGGAGCGGACAGCAGGTTATCACAAGATAGTGATCCAACAGGAGCTAAAAGGTATGCTTCTTACTTGAGAGAAAATGGTGatggaggctgggagggaggaggacccaATCATTTGCCCGGAAGCAGCTACAATGGTGGTGAGAAAAAGCCGAGAAAGcctgatgataaaaagaaaaaggaagacgatgaagaaaTTGATATATATAGTGATATAGACCCTGAAGTACCTGAAAGGgattatgatgatgaggaagaggaggaagatgatgaggaggatgagggcgGTGGTGACCGTAGTGTTATAGGGAACTACAAAGGTGGTGCTGCTGTGACAATGATGCCAGAATCTaacaaaaaggagaatgaaCCAGAGTCCAGTGGTGATGAGTTAGTGATTGATGACAGTGACAAACCCGAATGCCGTGATGTAGCGGCAGAAGCAGTGCCTCGAagagtagtggtggaggagatggaggaaaacaaTGTGGTGGGAAGCAGTAGTTTGCCAGGCCTCAATGACTTTGAGTTGGAGGCAGTCTCAGACACTGATACTCCTGAGTTGGACAAATCTGCCAATAGTTCTATATCACTCTCAGACAGCAACACTGGTGACCACGAGGTGACCAGTAGCACTAATGATAATATCCATCTCAGCAAGCCGCCATGCCTAGTGAAGGAGATCTTTGGTGAAAGTGATGAGGAAAGGAGCCGTGACAGACCTGCCCAGCCCATGGTTGGCCTGGAGGGGCTGGAGACAGAGACCATATCTGACAATGAGGAAATTAGCtttgatgacaatgatgacaacATAGAGGAGGGTGAGATTCCTAGTGAGACACCAAGACAACCCACACCCCCAGCCAGCCGGCCACGTGTCAACTTACAGATCCGGCGAGTTATTGAAGTATCTCCACCAAGAGACCAGGAGGGAGACTATGAAGAAGGTGAAATAGTGGATGAGAATgccaaaagaaaagagaagaagaaggagaagaaagagaaggtaaataaaaaggacaaagaaactaaggaagaagaaaagataccTGAGGATGTggagaaggacaaagaaaacactATCCCTGAAATGGAAGTTCCAGAACCAGTGAAGGAGCCTATTGAAGCACCCCCTGTTGAGGTGCCTGAGAGACCCAAGACACCTCCACCGAAACAGAAGACCAAAACCaagcaaaaggagaaggaaaaagagaaggataaagaaaaagagaaggatgtcTCATTTAAAAAGGTCTCCAAGAATACCAAGGAGAGGAACTACCGGGATAATGACAAAGATGACAGAGACCGGAGAGGTAGCGGTAAAGGTGATAGAAGAAGCCGGGGCAGAGAACCACAGGACCCTCCAGGACGGGACAGAAATAGGGACCGCAGTCGGGGAGAGAGGAATAGTGAGAGGGGCCGAGAATCATCCAGTCGACggagaggacgagagagggaaaggaagaaggagcccaagaggaaggagatggagaggtaCAATGTGAGGAAAATGATcacacagaaggaggaggaacgcaAGAAAAAGGATGAGTTTGGCCGGGACGTAGCACTCAGGTCTCGGTCCAGATCACGGTCAAGGAGAAGATCCAGGTCCAGGTCTAGGAGGAGATCACGGTCAAGGTCACACCACCGATCTGGGTCAAGAGCCAGAAAAAGTGGGGGAGGcgctggtagtggtggcgggggtggtCGAAGGAGCTACACTCGGTCAATATCTCGCTCTCATAACAGAAAGAGAGCTCGGAGAAGGagttactcctcttcttcctcctcctcctatacctcCTCTAGTTCTAGCTCATCCTCCAGTTCATCCTCCAGTTCTAGGTCGCGAGGAAGGAGCAGAGACaagcggcggaggaggagccgTAGCAGATCCCGTACACCTGTCAAAAAGAAACCCGAGAAGAAGAAAGCTGCACTACCTGCCAAGCCTCCTAAAGAGAAGCCTGTGAAGGAAAAGCCCAAGAAGGTGAATCCAGTTgctgagaagaagaaggagagaaaaaaggaggataagaagaaggacAGGGAggtagaaaagagggaggagactaaactagaaaaggagaagaagaaaaagaagaaggagaaatctCCCCTACAAAGTAAGGAAGTGTACCAGGCTGGGGGAAGCATCATGGTCAGTGTTAGCTTTAACCGTGCACCaggaaaggagaacaaggaagctaaaaaaaagagggagagaaatgtcaAGCTTGAGGGTGAAgcaagaaagagagtgaggaaggaaattaCCAAGCCTCGTGGGGGAAGTCCATTTAGATCTTGGTCAAGGAGCCGGTCACCCTCCCCTAGTGGGAAACGCACACCTCTCCAGGATGAGCCAATGTGGTCACCTGATCGGTTGGCTGAGACACGCAACAAAGAGAAGGCACCCAAGACACCGGAAGTCATAGATTTAGATGTGATCATggtcacaccaccacctcaggaACCTATCCTCATCTCGGATTCTGAAGATGAAGGTATCACCCGGTTGCCTCCAGACCTAGGCACCACACCTGTGCCTCCGGTCAGACCTCAGGGACCTAAGACTCCTCCAGAACCTGCTGTCAAATTCACACTCTCTAGTAAGCAGGTGTTGAAGCCAATAAATAACCCACTgcgagatgaggaagaggaggaagtgcctCCAGCACCTGCCAGGGGGCCTAACAcacctcctggtcctcctccagAATCTGATGAATCGGTTGGTAGAGCAAAGTCCCCAGTAGTAGGGGTTCCACACTCCCCAGCTGGTTCACCACCTGGGTCTTCTCCTGAACCGGATGTGTATGATCCTTTTGAACCCACAAAATCCCCGTCCCCTCCTGGCTCTCCCCAGCAGGAAGCTCGAGTCAGCAGCAGTGACCAAACAGAAACTGTTGAGAAAGCATCTCCAGAGGTGGTAGTGGCACCCAAGGTAGTGTCTcctccaccattaccaacaGAACCCCCAGAGCCTGAGGAGCGACCACCTGAACCCCAAAAACCTCCAGAAGAGGAAGCCACTAGCACTGTACCACCACCAGTGACTGTCAGCACACCTGTggctacaaccaccaccgcaCCCCCCAAAACATCCAAGGCACCCAAGGCTCCTAAGACAACCACAACCtcaactaaaacaacaacaacagccactgCAGCCCCAGCAAATACCATAAACCAGATTTTTCCTGGTTTGCCTGCAAATGTGGCAAATATACTTTACCCGGCTGccttggcagcagcagcagtccgTGGTGCAGGAGGCGCTGTGATTCGTCCACAGGTAGTACAGACAGTGGCAGCTCCAGATTTTTCGAGGCCACCTCCAGCAGCTAACCCTCTAAACCGCCCCCCTCCAATGACCATCATAGCACCCACACGCCTTGGGGAGAAGGGACGTGTAACACAAAATGGGAGGGATCTTACACATACTGATGTAGTGGACATGGATATTGATTCCCCTAACTCCCCAGACAGCTCTGATGTGAGTGACATGTTTGAACCACCTTCACCCCACTCGACGCATCAATCAGAAAAGTCTCCacaaaggaaagtgagaaaCCAGGTCAGACCCCCAGTTGCAAAGGGAGGCaaaagtggtagtagtggtggtggtggtggtggtggtagtggcagtggtggtgcaggagcaggtggtggggtaggaggaggaaatttgAATGATAAGTTTGATAGTCTATTTGGTggaaatagaggaggtggtggaggaggaggaggaggaggtggtgggggaggacgCAAGCATAGCactccacacaaacacaagggaggaaagaaattaaaaagttCAG GTAAAAAAGGTGATGGTAATGAAGATGATATACCAAGTTCAGCAGTTGACCTACAAGTGAAAGAGAGG TTCTTGAAGAAAGTTCAACGACAAGAGAGAGTTATTGAGGAAGTGAAACTCAGCCTTAAGCCATTctataacaagaaaacaattgaCAAGGATGATTACAAGGAGATTATGCGCAAGTGTGTCCAGAAG GTGTGTCACAATAAATCAGGAGAGATTAACCCCATAAAGATTCGGGACCTTGTGCAAGGGTACATCAAGAAGGTAAAATATTACCGTAAGAAGCAGACAGGTGGGGCTGACCCCTCCCCAACCAAACCATCAGCCACAGAACCCTCAGCTCCTACATTCATCCTTGTCCCAAAGGTCACCAAGCCCCCAACGCCAATAAAGAGTAAAGCCTGA